tttctctccccccacAGCTGATCCAGGCATGCGCCATGCAACAGCTCCCCGTCTCCTACCAGACGTTCCCCCCCATCATCTCCAGCGACCATTACATCCTGCACCCGCCCCCGCCGCCAGTGCCCCCCCACCAGCCACCCCACATGGCCCCCCTGGGGCAGTTTGTACCTCTCCAAGCCCAGCACCCGCGCATGGTGagttggggtgggggtgagggttGAGGACACAGTGCACCCCACGGCCCAAAGAAGACCACCTTGGGGTcttgtcctcctgcagcccccatGGGCCTGAGCTGGAGTTGATGTGTGGGATGCCCCAGGGTGCCTCTGTCCTGCTATTGTCCAGGGGGGTGTAATTTGGGACACCCCTCCCAGCCTAACTGTTTCCTCCACAGCCTCTGCAGAGGATAGACAATGACGTGGACCTGCGAGGGGAGCAGCACCCCATCGCAGGCTTCACGTACCCCTCGTCCCACCACGCTCCCACGCTGTCCCCCTCTGTGCCGCTGCATTACCTCCCCCACGACCCGCTGCACCAAGAACTGCCATTTGGTGTGGTGAGTGCTCGTTttgtggaggggtggggggatgccGTGGGGCTGGCACAGCTCTGAGTGCCCTGTCTCTCCCCACAGCCATACCCCCACATGATGCCCCGGCGGCTGAACACCCAGCGGTACCGGCTGCAGcaggcgctgccccccccgccgccccctccgccgccccccccgtACTACCCGAGCTTCCTGCCCTATTTCCTGTGAGTACTGGGGGGATATGGTGGGACacgcggggcagggggggcattGTGGACGGGGTGCACAGCAGCGCAGCGTTGGCACAGGGGATGCGAGGGCAGAGGTTGGGGTTTGGGGCCCCACACTGACCGCCCCGTCCTTCCCGCCCGCCAGCTCTATGCTTCCCGTGTCGCCGACGGCTGTGGGTCCCACGATCAGCCTAGACCTGGACGTGGATGATGTGGAGATGGAGAATTATGAGGTGCGTCGGCTTTTGCTTCCCTGCGGGGTGACGGgatgggggagctgggaggggagagcTTTGGGTGGGGAGAACCTGGAAGGGTGTTGTGCCAGGgtgtgagctgagctgagccagcCTCTGCATCTCCCTCCAGGCACTGCTGAACCTGGCCGAGCGGCTGGGGGAGGCCAAGCCGCGGGGACTCACCAAAGCAGACATCGAGCACCTCCCGTCCTACCGCTTCAACCCTGAGAGCCACCAGTCTGAGCAGACCCTGTGAGTGAGCATGGGGCTCAGACGGGGGGGTACGGGGGTGCCTGGTGGGGGGCCGGGGCCTGTGGCTGTGCGACAGGGCCATACTGATGGCTGCCTTCTCCAGGTGCGTCGTGTGCTTCAGCGACTTTGAGGCCCGGCAGCTTCTCCGCGTCCTGCCCTGCAACCACGAGTTCCACGCCAAGTGTGTCGACAAATGGTTAAAGGTACTGCCCGTGCCTGTGCCCgctgtggggagctgggtggGGAGCGGGGTGGCTTCTTGGGGTTTTGCAGGCACATGGTGCTGCCTTTTGGGTGGCCTCGGTGCCGTGCAACACAGGATGtgctgggagaggggctgagcaccGTGCCAGGCTGGATCGGGCACTTCTGGTCTGTGGCACACTGGGGTGCTTCCAGCCCTTGGcagtggggttgggggggccctAGGTGCAGCTGGTGGCCCGCTCACTTGGCCCTGCCTCTCCTTGACTGCAGGCGAACCGCACCTGCCCCATCTGCCGGGCGGACGCGTCGGAGGTGCAGCGGGAGGCGGACTGAGGCTGGCGGGCGCTGTGCCGCACAATTCGCTAGAGGACGAGGACGCTGGGCCAGGGGCGGGGGCCGCTGCCCGCTGCTAGGGCCTGACCCTGCGCTtaccccccctccccaaagccTCTCCTCGGATATGGTGAGCATTGAGCAGTCCGGGCTCCCggccagccctcctcctccccgccgggGCACGGACTCGGCCAGACGCCTGCCCGCTGCGCTCCCGGGGCCCCGAATCATGTTGTGCTGGAGGCGGGAGGCGCGTGGCCGTGCCCTCCATGCTCCAAAGACGCTGTTGTTGCTCCATCACTTTCCAGGTCTTTGTACTCCGCTAGGGAATTAGTATTTGTTCCCTtcgtcactttttttttttcatggtaggttggagttatttttctcctgtttcctttccttttctgtcgCGTTTTTGGTTCCGTGGCCGTTTGACCCAGTGGCGCGCAGGCGGCTCCTCCCCTCGGCGTTGCCCACAGAGGGcgcggggaggagagaggagggagcaCCGCGGGTCTGATGCCGGTGGCACCCCGAGCCGGAgcgccgggccggccccgggggcagctggaggaggtggcCGGCGGAGTGCGGCCAAGGTGGGACACCAGCAACCGCGCGGCGTGGCTGGGGCAGGAATGCCTCTGTCCCCGCTCCCGCATGCAGCCCGGCGCGGCCCCTCTCCCGCCTCggctgccctggggagccccggAGGGTTATGGCTGCCTGGGGTCTTTTCCCGGTGGGAGGATGGTGCTGGTgcggccccggcccctctccccgTTCGTTCCCCTGTGCCCGGCCGGAGCAGCGCCCCGGGGCCATGTGGCGTCCCGTGAGGCAGCCAGGCCCGGGGTGGGGGAcaccccattcccatccctgCGGCCACGGGTGTGCGGTGTCCCTGGTGTGCTGCCCGGCTCCCGCTGATGTTTCTCTGTCCCGCTGCCGTAAATCAAAATAGCTCCGCGCCTCGTCCTGCTGGCTGGACGGCACGGCGCGGTGCCCCCAGCTGGTGggcagcggggcccggccgggctgcggcgggtgccccccggcccccagagcagggggggggtgtgtttatCCATAACCTCATGGTGTATTTTCAGTGCTACCCCTGGCCCTGGCCCGGCTGGTGCGGGCGGAGCTGTGAGCAGCCCCTCGCCGCCGTatcccccccgccctgcccgtgccagggccggggcgcggggctgggagagcagccGCCGCCCGGCTCCAGCAATCCCGCGTGGCCGTTGTTTTGCATGATTAATTAGCGAGGAGGGTGACGGGAGGCGGTGGCGGGGAGGGCGGTGGTGAGAGGACCGCCCTCCCTTCGCGGCGCGTGTTGCTGACGCCTGGGAGCCTCCGAGCGGACGCCAGCCCTATGTAAATGTTCACAAATATGCATGCATGTCTGACCAGCTTGGAACGTGGTCTTGGCTACGTCTAGCcggctgtggggtgaggggggtggggagaggggttTTTGTGCTCAGCTGATACTGCCATGCACTGTACTGCACATGTCCGCAACGCCGCAGCAGGACCGTGAGACTTTCAGGGCCGTCCCCGCGGGGTCTGCGCCCCTCCGAGCGGGAGGCGGCGGCATGGGGGGCGCCCGCGGTGGCGGCGTGTGCaaggggacggggtgggggggtggggggccgctccccgcggggcggggggcaggcggcggggctGGCCCCCGGCACTGGCCCTGGCCGCCGCGCTGGGGCCGGGCGTGAGGCGAGGGGCCGCGCCCGGCAGGTGGGGGGGCGGGACGGTGCTCCCCGCGCTGCCGCGCCATAGGCCCAGAGGGGCGATGCCAATCACCGGGCGGCTGAAGTAGGCCCGCTCCCGATTGGCAGAGGGGCCGTGCACTGCCTCCACCAATCAGCAGGCCTCTCCCCGCACGCCGATGGGCGGGCCTCGGTCTCCCCCCCAGCCAGtcaggcgcggggggcggcgagCGGCGGGTCGCTATTGGCCGGCTCCCCCTTGCCTCCCTTtcccagccccgccggcggccgcccgccaTGCGAAGCGTTGAGGCCgaggccccggcccggcgccacCAGCTCCACCGTGGCACGGGCGCTGGCACCGCTGGGCTCGGTGCCCCTTGGGCAGGACCCCggccccctccccgtccctcgCTCAGTGACAGATAACCAAAGGAGTCCCCGTGCCGCGCGGCGGCGGCCTCGcgcccccggagacgcccccccTCCCACCCTCGCGGTGCCCAGGGAGCCAGGAAAGCCTTACGGTCCTTTGACGGCGACTCGAAAGCTCACAGCTCGTGTGCTGCAGAATTTATTCCAATGAGCAGCTAaaagtatcatttaaaaaaaaaaaataacaaaaagaaaaaattacaaaaaaaaatactaaaaaccaATTATTTAGGGTGTTTGTGATTGCTGACTGCGCTGTAGATACCACTGTTTACCAATGATTTCCTGTGGTGGGATAGTGGACTGTTTACTGTTCTATTATACCAGTCCCCGGGCCCTCCGGTGGGAcccccgcggcccccgcggcTCCCCGGAAGGTGCTAGGACGTGTGTTCTGTGTTAgaaagtttttatatatatatatatatatatataaatatatatatataattttttttgctcTGTTACTTGCACATTTTACAGTTACCTCATTTTTCCCATGTATGTATTTGAAAAAAGGctaatatatagaaaaaaaggTTCTTAAAGCTCtaaaagtgtttggtttttttccattccattGGAATCATATTGGTTTTGTAGCATTTAACATAACTAGTATGTTgtattatatatatgtgtattataCTGATTGAAATTTTTAACAgatttgtactttttttaaaatgaaagttgcTAGTTCTGCTTGACCAAGTAGTgcaatcattattttttttaatgttgtggCTGATTTTGAGAGGGATATTCACTAATAAATGTATGATGTATACCAATGCGCTGTGCCCTGGCTCTTGTCTCGGTGCGGGTAGGCGAGGGCTTGAGGGGGGCTGGGCTGACCACAGGTGGCCCCGCTGGGGGGACGGAGGCCCGGCTGACACTCTGGTCAGGAATGGGGTCCGGGATAGGGTTCCCCAGGCCATCTCCAAGCAGGTGGAAGGAGGGAGCCCAGGGGTGGAAGCAGGAGCTGGCTGAGTTCTCTGCCCCGGAGGGGTGTGTCCCCCTCACTCCCCCCTGAGCTCCTCGGCAGCGTGTACTGAGATGGGTTGTCCTGGGACAGCACTGCTTCCTGTGGGGCTTCAGCAACACCGGGGGGGCACCCTCCACC
This genomic interval from Athene noctua chromosome 12, bAthNoc1.hap1.1, whole genome shotgun sequence contains the following:
- the RNF44 gene encoding RING finger protein 44 → MRPWELAVNRRPPSAPFNQRRFSGGPCSSPDHLRRSPPARRQWGRRDRPLATLLGQDEPQLHPAFPQQPHIPVDEPRSYALPSTPPRMLHPAAHPPHQNPFMVDLHDQVHQGPVPLSYTVTTVTTQGFPIHAGQHIPGCSTQQLPACSVMFSGQHYPLCCLPPPLIQACAMQQLPVSYQTFPPIISSDHYILHPPPPPVPPHQPPHMAPLGQFVPLQAQHPRMPLQRIDNDVDLRGEQHPIAGFTYPSSHHAPTLSPSVPLHYLPHDPLHQELPFGVPYPHMMPRRLNTQRYRLQQALPPPPPPPPPPPYYPSFLPYFLSMLPVSPTAVGPTISLDLDVDDVEMENYEALLNLAERLGEAKPRGLTKADIEHLPSYRFNPESHQSEQTLCVVCFSDFEARQLLRVLPCNHEFHAKCVDKWLKANRTCPICRADASEVQREAD